The sequence GGCGTTCCAGCGCCGTTCTAGGCCGCTCGGGCCCGTCATCGGCCCGGTGCTATACTCAGGAGCGGACCGGGAAGCCGGTGCAGGGGGGTCTGCGCCGGCTCCGACCGTATCCGACAGCGAGCGAGGCGCGAGAGCGCCGTCACGCGACGGACGGGGGACACGCCGCGATGAAGGGGATCGTCCTAGCGGGAGGATTAGGCAGCCGGCTCTATCCGTTGACCCACGCGACCAACAAGCACCTGCTGCCGATCTACGACCAGCCGATGATCTACTACCCGATCGCGACCCTGGTAAACGCGGGGATCGACCACATCATGGTCGTCACTGGCGGTCCACACGCGGGGCACTTCCTGCGCGTCCTGCGCGACGGCAAGCACCTGGGGGTGCGCCACCTTGAGTACACCTACCAGGAGAACGAGGGCGGCATCGCCGAGGCGCTCAGCCTGTGCGAGGACTTCGCGGATGGCGACGATATCTGCGTCATCCTGGGCGACAACACGACCGACGCCGATATCCGCCCGGCCGTTGAGTCATTCACGGGGGGCGCGCTCCTGTTCCTCGCCAAGGTGCCCGACCCGCACCGCTTCGGGTGCCCCCGCTTCGACCCGAACGACCCGACGCGCATCCTCCGCATCGAGGAGAAGCCGCGCGAGCCGGCCAGCAACTACGCGGTCACCGGCCTCTACATCTACGACGCACGCGTCTTCGACTACATCGCGCGCCTGGAGCCGTCGGATCGCGGGGAGCTGGAGATCACCGACGTCAACAACTTCTACCTGGAAGACGGCCTCCTCCGCTGGGTCGAACTGGAAGGGTTCTGGACCGACGCCGGGACGTTCGAGAGCCTGCACCGCGCCAATCGCTACTGGGCCGAGCGCCGTGGCTGGCGCGCGCAGCCGGTGGAGGATACGTCATCCGTCGTGCGTAAGGCGTAGGGCGAGTTGCGTGTTCCGTGTTGCGTACTGCGTAGTGCGTAGTGCGTACACCTCCCCTCGCCCCTGGTGGGCTCCGCCCAAGAGGGGCCGGGAGCAAGGGGAACGCCTGACGCACGGCGGAACACTCAGTGCGCACTACGCGATACGGAACACGCAATACGCAACACTAACAGGAGCCCGCGATGGTAACGACGTTTCAGACTGAGGAGCGGCGGGCCGCCGCGCTGATCAACGACGCGCTGGAGGAGCTCGGCTACGGCCGGCGTGAGTTCGACATGCGCGCCATCCCCTTCGCCGGCGTCTGGGGCACCTCCGCCTCGGTCAGCTATCAGATCGCCACCGAATTGGTGACGGCGGAGGCCGCCGCCGAGCTTGAGGGACTCTCCAAGAAGGAAGCCAAGCGCCGCACCCAGGAGCTGGTCCGCCAGCGCGCGCAGGCGATCGCCGAGCAGGTGGCTGAGCGGCTGCGGGCGGCCGACGGCTTCGCCAGCGTCGAGGCGGTCAACGGCTACATCAACATCG is a genomic window of Sphaerobacter thermophilus DSM 20745 containing:
- a CDS encoding sugar phosphate nucleotidyltransferase; its protein translation is MKGIVLAGGLGSRLYPLTHATNKHLLPIYDQPMIYYPIATLVNAGIDHIMVVTGGPHAGHFLRVLRDGKHLGVRHLEYTYQENEGGIAEALSLCEDFADGDDICVILGDNTTDADIRPAVESFTGGALLFLAKVPDPHRFGCPRFDPNDPTRILRIEEKPREPASNYAVTGLYIYDARVFDYIARLEPSDRGELEITDVNNFYLEDGLLRWVELEGFWTDAGTFESLHRANRYWAERRGWRAQPVEDTSSVVRKA